The genome window GCGCTCGGCAAAATCCACGCATGGATGATGATTCAGCTCCGCAACAAAATCCTCCCACTGGGTATCAGCAAGTCCTTTTACGGTCAGTTTACGCCGAAGCAGAAATTGCGTCTGGTTTGTTGGTTTATGGGCCTTGATCATGGTTTTACACCTCTTAGCCTGCTTCCATTGCCTCTATCGCAACATGGGAACCTGAACTGCAACTGAAAAGGCGGGCAGACAAAGCATCCGTTTATACCGAGATATGATTTACATCAAATAGTTCGAAAAAAAGGGCCAGGGACGAATGTCCGAGGCCCACTGGCGGATCAGAAGGAGAGTCTTGCGCCCACAACCGCAAACCAGTCTTCTACATTGCCACCTTCCGCTTTAGCGAAATCGGCAGTGTCTCCATACTTGCGCTCATGAACCACGCCAACATAGGGCGAGAAAGAACGATCAATCAGGTCGTAACTGAGCCTGATCCCTGTTTCAGTGGAAACCAGTCCCTTGCCGACCCCGATTTCCCGGTCTTCACTGAATGCCACCGAGGCATCCAGAGCGGCCGCAAGAATCCAGTGATTGCTCAGCAGCAGTTCATATTCGGCATCAAGCTCCGCGGACGTGTCTCCATCCTTGCTGACATACAGATTCGCATCAATTTCAAACCAGTGAGGGGCAAGCCCCGTGATCCCCAGAACAGCATAGGTGCGATCAGGGCCTTCCGGTGTATCAAATCTTAAACCAGCCTTGGCGTCGAAAAAGTCGGAAACAGGTGTCTGAGCTACCAACTGATTTTCCAGCTTTTCATAGGCCTGCTCTTCGATGGAGTATTCTCCCTTCGTCAGCCAGCGGCCCTTCAGCTCGTCCGTGCCGTAGAAAAAATCTCCGCTCCATACGCCCAGTTCTTCATCATCGTCACTGTACCGATACTCGAACTCCTCGAATTGGGCACCCCAAACCTTCAGGGCCTGTTTACGTTCGGTGGTGTCCTGTATCCGCTCCTGAGCGGAAGCCACTGCCGGCAAGACGCTCAGCCCCAATACAGCGGTCCCAACCAGTGAGGTCCAGCGACTCATACGTCACCCCCCTCTTCAGAAATTGCGCCTTCGGCAGCGGCCTGTTTGGTTTCGGGACCGCCCTCAACAATAACTTTTCGGAACATACCAGCGGCAGCGTGATAGGACAGATGGCAGTGGAAAGCCCATTGTCCCGGCGCATCCACTTCTGTCTCCATATAAACCGTGGTCCCCGGTTGCACACTCACCGTGTGCTTGACCGGATTCCACTGGTCGGCGCCTACGTCAACGATGGACCACATGCCGTGCAGGTGCATGGGGTGCGTCATCATGGTCTCATTAACAAACTTGAAGCGGACTCGCTCGCCGTATTGGAGGCGAATGGGATCCGCATCTTCGTATTTGACACCGTTGATGCTCCATGTGTATCGCTCCATATTGCCGGTGAGGCGCAGTTCGATTTCACGGGTGGGCTCACGCTCGTCATACAGCGGCTTTTGGGCTTTCAAATCTGCATAAGACAGGAATTTGCCACCGTTAGCGGCTGTCGGGACCAGACCACTGCCCTGGGCGTAGAAGGGATCGCTTGCGCCACCTTCAGACATCACCATGGAGCCATGGTCCATGCCCGCCATACTGGAGTGATCCATACCTTCCACGTTTGACTGATCCATCCCGGACATGTCCGAATGGTCCATACCGTGCATGCCGCCCATATCCGCCATGGTCAGGCGTGCTGGTTCGCGCAGTCCGGGAACCGGGGCTGTCATCCCCTCTTCAGGTGCCAGCGTCGCCCTGGCATACCCTGACCGACCCATGGATTCGGCAAAAATCGTATAAGCCTGCTCGTCTCTGGGCCGAACAATCACATCGTACGTTTCCGCAACACCAATACGGAATTCATCCACATTAACGGGCTGCACATTGTTACCGTCGGCCTGCACCACGGTCATGTTCAGCCCTGGAATCCGAACGTCGAAATAGGTCATCGCGGAGGAGTTGATAAACCGCAGTCGAATACGCTCCCCGGGCTCAAAAATCCCGGTCCAATTCTGCTCCGGTCCCTTGCCGTTAATTAGTGCGGTAAAGCCCTGCAAGTCCTCGACATCCGCCTTCATCATGCGCATGTCACCCCATGCCAGGCGGTCGCTCATGGTATTCATGAAACCGTTTTTTGAAACGTCTGAGAAGAACTCGCCTACCGTCTGCTGCTCACGATTGTAGTAATCCGGCATCATCTTGAGGTTCCGCATGATGCGGTTGCCGGAATGAGGGTGTTTATCGGTCAACTGAATCACATATTCCCGATTGTAGCGGAACGGCTCACGCCCCTCGGGCTCAATGACAATTGCACCGTAAGCCCCGTCGGGCTCCTGGAAACCGGAGTGGCTGTGAAACCAGTAGGTTCCGGCCTGAACAACTGGAAATTTGTAGGTGAATGTCTCACCCGGCTGGATCCCCGGGAAGCTGATCCCCGGCACGCCATCCTGGCTAAACGGCAGGATCAAACCATGCCAGTGAATAGACGTCATTTCATCCAGGTTATTGGTCACATTGATTTCGACCTCTTCGCCTTCCTTGAAGCGCAAAACGGGGCCGGGAGATTTCCCGTTGTACCCGATACCGGCCTTTTCAAAATTTCCTGTATCGATTTCGACCTTATCAACTGTCAAATTGTATTCGCCAGCCAAACCCATTACCGGCAGCAAAAGGCCTAACGCCATCACTGGAAGGTTTGCTCTCATATAAAACTCCGATTAATGCGGATATAAAACGGGGCCGGACCAACCGAAGTAATCCGGCTGGCCATCAAAAAGGCGCTTCTTTCTGATTGGTTACTGGGTATCAGCCTTGCTGTAAGCACGGCCTTCAAAGTTTACCTCGCCGTACATGCCGGCCTGGTAGTGCCCGGGGACGTTGCAGGCAAATTCGATGGAGGTCTCGTCGGCAAACTTCCAGACGACTTCTTTGCTTTTGCCCGGCTCCAGCAGAACACTGTTCGGATCGTCGTGTTTCATGCTGTGGCCATTGCCCATATCCATGTTCATCATGTGGCGATTGAGCGTGCCGCCCTGAATCACGCCATGCTCGACCATCATCATCATTTCTTCCTGGTGAGACTCGTGCATAGCGGGCGTGCCGATATTGAATTCGTGCACCAGGCTGCCTTTGTTCTCAACAACGAACCGGATTGTTTCTCCCGGCTCCACATTGATGGCCTCTGGCTCGTAGTAGTTGTCATGCATTTCAACAGAGATCGTACGGGACGCTTCAGACGCCTTGCCGGGTTCACCGCTTGACGCGCCATGTCCACCTCCGTGAGCGCCAGCCCCCAGAGCTGACACCGAAACCGACATAGCCATTGCTGCAATTACAAACTTTGATACGCTCATCCAAACTTCTCCTGTGATTTGGCTTCACTTCAAACACCGATTGGTTTGCTAGTTACCTGAACATTCGTACGAAACGGTTGACACCTTCGCCCACCAACCTGAATTCTTTCTGAAAATGACGGACTATTAACGGTTCAGGCTCAGTTCAGGTTAATCGGCAACACTGATGCTTGCCGTGGCTTCATTAATAAGGAAACGACTGATGAGATTATTGCTGGTAGAGGATGATCGCTTGCTGGCTGACGGACTCGCCAGCCAACTTGAGAAGGCCGGCTTCAGCGTGGATACCACGAAAACTGCCAGAGAAGCGATCATTCTGGGCGAGCAGGAAGACTATAGGGTTGCGATTCTGGATCTTGGTTTACCAGATGGAAATGGTCTGGACGTGCTCCGCAGATGGCGTGCCAGCAAGGCCAACTTCCCGGTGCTGATCCTGACTGCGCGGAGCGACTGGCAAGACAAAGTAAACGGCCTGAAAGCGGGAGCAGACGACTACCTTGCCAAGCCATTTCAGACTGAAGAGCTGATTGCCAGGCTGAATGCCATTGTGCGCCGAAGTGAAGGACGAATGCAGTCCTCGGTAAAAGCAGGCCACTTTGAGCTGGACGAGAATCGCCAGAGCCTGAAAATGGAAGACGGCTCAGAGCAAAGCCTGACCGGCACCGAATTCCGCCTGCTCCGGTGCCTGATGAGCCGCCCCGGCCATGTGTTCTCAAAGGAACAGCTCATGGAACAACTCTATAACCTGAACGAAAGCCCGACTGAAAACGTCATCGAAGCTTATATCCGGCGTCTCAGAAAGCTGGTGGGCGCCAAGACGATCGCGACGCGACGAGGCCAGGGATACCTGTTTGATGATACCGTTTAGAAAGCCCACCTCTGTCAGAGGAACGCTTCTCGCCCTCTTGCTGCCGTCGGGTATCGTCCTGATGGGAATCGCCTGGCTTGTGCATGGTTTCCTGCTTGAGCGAATGTCCCGGGATTTCGTCGAAAGTCGTTTAAAAGATGAAGTGGCCTTTCTGGAGCACCAGATTCGCCAATCCGCTGGCAATATAGATACGCTCCGGACAGGGGATTATTTTCAGGAAGTTTTTCACCATGCCTTTGCCATTCAGTCTCCGACTCAGACCATTATCTCACCGCAAGCCTGGGAGGCACTGCTGGGCCCGTTGCTGAAATCGGACCAGCAGGGCGCAATCAGGGTGCAAGGCACGGGTGCGTCCAATGCGCCCTCGGATGTTCTGGCCTTTCGAAAATCGCTCCTGGTTAACGACATGCGTTTAGTCATCATTGTGTCGGAGGACATGGCTGCGCTTCAGGCCAGTCAGGCAGAATTACATGCCTGGACAGCGATCGTGTCAATCTTACTGATTCTGCTGCTTGTTGGAGTTATCTGGATTGGCATTACCCTGTCAATGAGACCGGTTATATCGCTTCAGGCTTCACTGAAAAAACTGCAAAGTGGTGAAATATCGCGCATTAATGTCCATGCTCCCGAAGAATTCCGACCGCTGGTTAAACAGCTCAATCAGCTCCTCGATTTTCTCGATCGACGCCTGGAACGCTCACGAGATGCGCTTGCAAACCTGTCCCACAGCGTTAAAACACCAATCGCAGCGGTAAGACAAATCCTTGAGGATACGAGCCGTGCGCTCGACGGCGACCTGAGACACGAAATGGGATCCCGGCTCGGCGATATCGACAAACAATTGGAAGCAGAGATGCGGCGCAGCCGTTTTGCGGGCCCTCAGGTCGGAAAAAGCGCTTATCCAGTTAAACAGGCCAGAGACCTTTTATGGATGTTTGGCCGCCTTTATCCCGAAAAGTCATTCGAGTTGTCCACGAAAATGGCGGAAGAGCGCCGCTGGCCGATTGAAGAGCACGATCTGAGCGAAATTCTCGGGAATCTTCTCGATAATGCTGGCAAATGGTCCTCCCGATGCGTCGAATTGTCTCTCACAGAGGACAACCGGCAAATGCAAATTGCCGTTGCTGACGATGGCTCTGGCGTCGCCGAAGACTCGATCGGTGAATTGGGCAAACGGGGATCGCGGCTCGACGAACAGACACCCGGACACGGGCTGGGCCTTGCGATTGTTTGCGATATCGTTGATCGCTACAACGGGCGAACAGAATTCTCACAAAGCCCTTTCGGTGGACTGAAGGTTGCCGTCTCATTCCGCCTGCCGGGCTAATTCACTCTTTTTTCAAACGGGACTCAGAAAGCCAATAGCCCGGGTAGCGACAATTCGTCGCAAACGAACGGCTTTCCATCCTCACTTGCTTATTCGCGCTATATACTTATTACAATTCCATCAAAGAAGCGCCAGAAGAGGAGTGATGAAGATGAGAGCTTTAACGGTCGCGGTCATAATGTCCCTCCTGTCCGCAACAGTAGTCGCCCAGCAGGCCGACCAGACAAAAGAGCAGCAATTGGTTGCCGAGGCCCGATCCAAAGTACAGGCCTTTGGCGGCTCCCTGAAGCAGGCGCTGCAGGGCGCAATCAAGGAAGGCGGACTCACCAATGGTATCGCCGTCTGCAATACGGTGGCGCCAGAAATCGCTGCCGCTAACAGCAACGATGGGTGGCAAATCAGCCGCACCAGTTTACGCGTCCGCAATCCTGGCAATACACCGACTGACTGGCAGGAAATGCAACTGAAGGCCATGCAGCAACACCCCGTAAAGGATGGAAAGCCGGTTGAGACATGGCGTGTGGCAGACGCCGATACGGGAACAGGCTTTGAGTACATGCGCGCCATTCCAACTCAGAAGCTTTGCCTTGGTTGCCATGGCAAGTCCATAGATCCCGGAGTCGAGGCCAGGCTCAATGAACTATACCCGCAAGACAAGGCCACCGGCTTTTCGGAAGGAGATCTTCGCGGGGCGTTTGTGGTGACCTACCAACCGAAAAATAACTGAGGTTGCAAGACCACCAAGACGCGTTACCCTAGCCTCCGTCACTTTTATCCAGCCGGAGGCTGTGCCCCTCATGAAATACCGCATCATCCCCGTTACCCCCTTCCAGCAGAACTGCAGCCTTATCTGGTGCGAAGATACCCTGAAAGCTGCGGTAGTCGACCCCGGCGGTGACCTGGACCGGATTCGGACCGCCATAGCCGAGGAAGGTGTAACGGTAGAGAAAATCCTGCTGACTCACGCCCACATCGACCACGCTGGCGGCACGGCCGAACTGGCGAGGGCGCTGAATGTGGCCATTGAGGGCCCTCACAGAGAGGACAATTTCTGGATTGTTGGCCTGCCCCAGCAGGCACAGATGTTTGGTTTCCCATCACCGGAAGTGTTCACTCCCGATCACTGGCTGGAGGGTGGTGAAGAAGTGACGGTGGGCAACCAGACCCTGGCCGTGCTGCACTGCCCAGGCCATACACCCGGGCACGTGGTTTTCTTTCACAAGGCATCGGAACTCGCGCTGGTCGGCGATGTGTTATTCCATGGCTCCATCGGCCGCACGGACTTTCCGAAAGGCGATCACGCCACGCTGATTCGTTCCATCCGGGAAAAACTGTTCCCGCTGGGTGACGAGGTGGCCTTCATTCCCGGCCACGGCCCCATGTCGACGTTCGGACAGGAGCGGGCGACCAACCCCTTCGTATCTGATCACCGGGGCTAGCGCTGGCCAAACCGGAACGATTCAATGAGCCGGGGTCCCAGCCTGAACTGCGGATTCGGCCAGTCTCGTTGCTGGAACACGGATCTACCCATCTGGCCCGGAAAATGCTTTGCGTCTATCCAGACGACGATTTTTCGGCAAACGACACCGGAGCCGATGGAGGAAACCCAGCCATGTCCTTACTGACCTCTCTGATCAGGGCCAGCACCCAGTTTCAGCAGGCAATGGAAAAACGCCAGACACCGGCGAACACGGCCGAAGCCGGCACTACCAAGGCCGAGAGCCCAAAACCGGAGGCAATCGGGGCTCCCGGACAGGACCGGTTTACGCCTTCAGGGGAGAATAATGCTGATACTGCCAGCCAGAAATCCAGGAAGCTGGCCATGGCGGAATACAAGCAAACGGTGGGGCAGGATCTTGCCTTCGTGCGCGAAACACTGCGGCACAAACTTGCCGAATACAACCTGCACCCGGCGACCGCTCTCAATGTGAACAAAAGTGATGCCGGCGCGATTCAGGTAGAAGGCAAGATTACTGAAGATGCGAGAACCCGGATCGAAAACGACCTGAATATCAACAAGAACTTCAAGGAAGCGTTCAGCCGCCTGAGTGCCAGCGAGCCAACGTTGCACTTCATGGACAACGCACTGAAACTCAACCAGGCGTATGGGGTGAACAATCCACTGCTGGATACGCTGGTCAGTGAGAACCAGCAATTCAACGGCTTACAGGATCTGGTCCACCGATACGATACCCTGCGCCGCTCCGCTGGTACGGAGCAGATCGAAGCGGCAGGCAACACCCGGAGTTACGCGTTCAACCTTAACGCCCGGGCCTAGAAATCACACCTCAAAGGGTGCGGGATCACCTTTACCCACCCGGGTCACTACGGGCGCTTCACCGGTAAAATCAACCACGGTGGTTGCTTCCATCCCGCAGAAACCACCATCAATGATCAGGTCCATCTCATGCTCCAGGGTATCCCGGATCTCATAAGGATCGGTCATCGGCTCGGATTCTCCGGGCAGGATCAGCGTACTGCTCATGATCGGCTCACCCAGCTCACCCAGCAATGCCTGAACAATGGCGTTATCCGGTACCCGAACCCCCACGGAACGCCGCTTGGGGTGCAGTAGCCGGCGAGGCACCTCGCTGGTGGCATCAAGGATAAAGGTGTAGGGCCCAGGGGTGAAATTCTTCAGCAGCCGGTACTGAGTATTGTCCACCTTGGCATAGACTCCGATATCCGAAAGATCCCGACAGACCAGCGTGAAATTATGTTTGTCATCAAGTCGACGAATCCGCTTTATCCGGTCTGCGGCCTGTTTGTCACCCAGGTGACAACCAATGGCGTAGGCAGAGTCGGTGGGGTAAACAATGACCCCACCCTTACGCAATATATCGACAGCCTGATTGATCAGTCGCTTCTGTGGCGTTTCCGGATGGATCTGGAAAAACTGACTCATTAACCTTCTCCCTGGCCGGCACGGGCTGCCATTGCGGGATCCTTCTTCGATCCCCCCATGCAATTGGGCGACTCCGGCACCGACTGCCCGGTAGCCTCCCATTCTTCCGGCGAATACAGGTGCAACGCGAGTGCGTGTACCTCGCCGGCGAGTTCTTCCGCCAGCACTTTGTAGATCGACTGATGACGCTTCACTTTCATCTGCCCTTCAAAATCCGGAGAAACCAGCGTTACCTTGAAATGGGTTTCTGAATTCGGTGGCACACTGTGCTTATGGCTTTCGTTCTCCACCCGGAGGATGCGAGCATCAAAGGCAGCGTTCAACTTCGTTTCGATGGCGTTCTGGATCTGCATAACTCAACGACTCTCCAACGTCTTGCTTTGGTTCCAGTCTACTACACAAAACGCCAGCCACCCGAACCTTGACACCAAAGAGCCAAACAGCCACATTCCCATCCCGATTCAACCGCACTTACAACCATGCACCTGTACATCGCCGAAAAACCAAGTCTTGGCCGCGCCATCGCTGCCGCCTTACCCGGACCACACCAAAAGGGCCAGGGCTGGATCCGCTGTGGCAAAGGGGAAGACGCAGCCACGGTCAGCTGGTGCATCGGCCACCTTCTGGAACCGGCCGAGCCCGCCCGTTACAACCCTGCCTGGAAGAAATGGCGGCAGGAGGATCTCCCCATGTTCCCGGAGAAATGGGAGGTCATGCCCAAGGATAGCGTGCGCCAGCAGCTCAAGGTGCTTGAGTCCCTGATCCGCCAGGCCGAAACCATCACCCATGCCGGCGACCCGGACCGCGAAGGACAGTTACTGGTAGACGAAGTCATCCGCTACTTCGGCACAAAATCCCCGGTCCGTCGCATACTGATCAACGACCTGACGCCGGCCGCTGTGGCGAAAGCCATCGGGAGCCCGAAAGATAACAGCGAATTCCGCCGGCTTTCGCACTCCGCCCTGGCCCGTCAGCGCGCCGACTGGCTCTACGGCATCAACCTTACCCGTTTCTACACCCTTAGCTATCAGCAACAGGGCGAACAGGGCGTTTACTCTGTCGGCCGGGTACAGACACCGGTTCTGGGTCTTGTGGTGGAGCGGGACAACACCATTGAGCATTTCGAGCCAAAGCCCTATTACCGGATTGAGGCGACGTTCAGAGCTCAGGAGGAGGAAGCCGACCAGCAGGCCTTTACAGCCCGCTGGTTGCCTGATGAGCAGTTTCAGGACCACCTGGATGAAGAAAACCGACTGCTGGACCGGGCCACGGCGGAAAAAATCGCGGCTGACGTCCAGGGGCGACCGGGCAAGATCACCGAATCCCGATTTCGGGATCGCCCGGAGGCACCGCCGTTACCCTTGTCACTCTCGGCCTTGCAGATTGAAGCCGGGCGTCTGTTCCGGATGGGGGCCAAGGACGTGCTCGACACGGCGCAAAACCTTTACGAGCGCCACCAGCTTATAACCTATCCCCGCTCGGATTGCCGGTATTTGCCAGAAGGCCATTACAACCAGCGGGCACAGGTGATCCAGGCGATAGGCAGGGTCGCTCCCGATCTGGCAGAAGCCTGTGACAGATCCGATCTTGATCGCCGGACCACAGCCTGGAACGACAAACAGGTGGATGCGCACCACGCCATCATTCCTACCAGCCGACCATCCCCCAATGGCAAGCTCAATGAGGCCGAAGAAAAGATATATGGACTGATCAGCCGTTACTACCTGATGCAGTTTGCCGCCGATGCCATTCACCGGGAAGGTCGCCTGACCGTGCGGGTTGCGGAACACAGATTTCGCGCGACCGAAACCGCGATTCTCGAATCGGGCTGGAAAGCGCTGGAGCTGAAACTCCGTGAGGGCCGGTCAGCACCGGAGAAAGCACCCCTGCCCCGGCTGAACCAGGGCGAACCGGTATTCTGCGAAGACAACCATATTGCCGAGCGGAAGACACAACCACCACAGCACTTCACCGACGCCACCCTGTTGTCGGCGATGACCAATATTGCGCGTTTTGTAAGCGACGCTGAACTGCGCAAAACTCTCCGTGAAACCGACGGCCTGGGCACAGAAGCCACCCGCGCTGCGATCATCGACACACTGTTCAAGCGCGACTACCTGTATCGCGACAGCCGCCACATACGAGCCGGCAGCAAAGGCAAGGCGCTCATTGGCGCACTGCCCGAGTCAGTCAGTAAACCGGACCGGACGGCTGTCTGGGAAGCCACACTGGAAAGCATTCGCCGTGGTGAGGGCGATCCCCGCAAGTTCCTGGACACTCTGAAAAAGGAAATACGGGGCTTTATCCATCAGCCCCAGGGCGCGCCTTCTGTTGATGAGGCGAATGAGCCGTCACCGGAACAGGTACACTGCCCGAAGTGTCGCGCCCCGATGACCGAGCGGGATGGCAAATTCGGGCGCTTCTTCGCCTGTACCCGCTACCCCGATTGCAACGGCACCCGTCCCATAGAAGACTCCGCACCCCGGGATGGCACTGGCCAGAAACCGGTGCCCTGCCCCCATTGCTTTTCACCGCTGGTGAGACGAAAAGGCAAGAAAGGGTGGTTCTGGGGCTGCAGTAATTTCCCAGCCTGCCGACAAACTCTGGACGACGACAACGGAAAGCCTGCCATCCGTTTACGCAACTCTACATAACGATACTGAATACACGCTCACATTTTGGGATAATTGGTTGATATAACTGGGTAGTCTGCCTGACCATCCGGTTATTGGCATGATCAAGAACCACCAAACTCCGGGAGAGGCTTCGTGCGCATCGCTCTGCTAGAAGACGAACATGAACAGGCCCAGCACATTGTGTCGACTCTGTCCGAGCGCGGGCATCATTGCGACAGCTTCCCCACGGGCCAGTCTTTCCTGAGTGCCGTTCTGCATCGCAGCTACGACCTGCTGATCCTCGACTGGCAGATTCCGGACATGACTGGCATTGATGTTCTGGAGAGCGTTCGCGCCCAGATCAACTGGGCAATTCCGGTTGTCTTCCTGACCCAGCGGGATAGTGAAGCGGATATAGTGCGCGCCCTGGACGCCGGCGCCGATGACTATCTGTCCAAGCCTGCCCGCACGGCAGAGCTTGTGGCACGCATTAATGCCCTTTCCCGCCGCAGTAACCCGGATACCGAGCGAGAAGTTCTCAAGTTTGGCCCTTTTGAAATCAATACCCAGCAGCGCAACATCCTGCTGCACGGTGAGGAACTGTCGCTAACCGACAAGGACTTTGACCTGACGCTCTTCCTGTTTCAGAACCAGGGCCGACTGCTTACCCGTGAAATGCTTCTTGAACGGGTTTGGGGACTCACCCGGGACATCAACACCCGCACCGTTGATACCCATATGAGCCGGCTCCGCCGTCGGCTGGGCCTGAACCCCGAGAATGGCTTCCGGATCAAAACCATTTACCAGCGCGGCTATCGACTGGAGGCCATGAAGGCCGGGGAGCCGGAACAGACCCCTGAGGCCACCGAAACCAACCGGGCAGCGAATGCGTAAAACGGGTTTTTGGCTCCGCATTGTTCGGGCTTTGTGTTCGCCGGTACTCTTCGCACTGGCGCTATCCGCTCATGCAGAGCTTTCGGTCACTCAGGGCTCCGCGACATCCAGATCCGATTCAGCCAATAACACCACTCCTGAGTGGACCTACACTTTGCGTCCGGGAGAAACCTTTTCCGAAGTATCGCGAGACCTGCT of Marinobacter sediminum contains these proteins:
- a CDS encoding response regulator transcription factor, encoding MRIALLEDEHEQAQHIVSTLSERGHHCDSFPTGQSFLSAVLHRSYDLLILDWQIPDMTGIDVLESVRAQINWAIPVVFLTQRDSEADIVRALDAGADDYLSKPARTAELVARINALSRRSNPDTEREVLKFGPFEINTQQRNILLHGEELSLTDKDFDLTLFLFQNQGRLLTREMLLERVWGLTRDINTRTVDTHMSRLRRRLGLNPENGFRIKTIYQRGYRLEAMKAGEPEQTPEATETNRAANA